TTCCAATCTTAGGAATCTCAGGAGGgctaaagaaattgaagaatgaTGCATTAGGAACCACTCTTGGCTGACTTTCAATTTCTCCAGTAGCAGTTGTTCGACTCTGGGTGGTTGTCACAGTAacatcctttcctcttctccaatCTATTTTACAGCCCTTGCAATCTTGGATTTCCCATCCCCAAGAGAAGAAGGGATCCTTGTGATCTGGTTTTGACTTTATTATATATGTCTTGGTCAGCACCTCATTTCTGAAGTATGGATtgggtagaaaataaaattcaaatgtgtAACTTATAGGCTGGCCAGGTTTTGAGAACTTTAGGCTAATATCTGACAAGAACTTCAGAATGGGTGCATCATACTTCTGAATCATGGGCCCCAGCTTGTCAACATTCTTTAAAACAGTCAGCCAATAGTCAGGAATGCCTTTAGGATCTTTTTTAGGCTTTCCCTTACGAGCTCTTTTAAGATTCACTCTTTCTTTAGGCCTGGCCTCAGGAATTCTTTTAGGAGCCTCTATTATGGCAGCCTTTGCCTTAGCTTCTGTTGCTCTAGTCTGTTCTTTATCTTCTGCCTTTACCTGAGGGTCTACTTTAGGGTCTTCTTTCACTTCAGGCTTTGTCCCCAGAAAATCTTTAGACTCTGCTTTTTCTTCAGCCTTTGTCTCAGGAATTTCTTTTGGAACCTCATTTTCTTCAGCCTTTACCTCAGGTTTTCCTTTAGGCACGTTACCTTCTTCCTCACCCTCTAAAGCAGGCATTTCACTAGGGCTGTCTTCCTGCACCTCCTCATCACTGCTGAACACCTCATCCTCTGAATTCCACTCATATTCTTCTTCTGTAGGTTCATATTCTGCATTGATTATTTGAAATCGCCGATCGTATAGAGGCTTATTGAGTTCGGCATATTTTCTTTCGAGATCATGAATTGCCTTTAAGAACAGGATGTCTACCTTGTCACATTCATCTTGAATATTTCTGAGCGCCTGCACACGATTTCTAACGGCCCGAGGCAGCCTATCCACGAAACTTTTACCCAAAGGAGCCCGTCGTGCTTTTCTGGAAGGCCCAGATACCCTCCTCTTTCTATATAAGCGGCTGcggccgctgctgctgctgctgctgctgctgctgctgctgcaaccAGTGCTGCTGCTAGAGCTACTGCAGTCAGATTCCTCCCCAGAATCACTAGAGGAGCTAGCCATCTTCTCTTCAGCAACCCTTTGGGCGGCAGGTTCCGAAACCGTGTTAAGATCCGCTTCTGCCATTTTGCAACCCTGCAAACCTCTTAATGTGGTGACTACCGCTGAGACCGCGCGACCAGAGATGGGCAGAAAATGACTCACGGATGCTTGGGTGGTGGCGGAGGCCGAGGCTGAGGAGGTGGCAGCGGCGAAGGCAGCAGTAGCGCAGGACGGGGTTGGGCTGGGCTGCTGTGATCCCGCAGAGGTGGAAGCCGCAGTAGAGGCCTGGGCAAGAGCGGCGGTGGCAAGGACTCTTACAGCAGCTGCGGCAGACAGAGAAGTGCCGCACTCTAATGGCGTAGTGTAAGACCCCAAGATCTCTTCGCGGTTTAGATCGCGAGCTCCCACGCCTTGCGGACCCACCTGCAGTCAATTTAGTTCCCAGTGTGCCTTTTAGCTCTCACCTCATTTGCTGGGCAAACTTGATTGACAATGTCTAAGCCTATTGAATGACCAAACGCACGAGCCGCTCTCCAGGCTCCGCCCACCTTCCCAGACGCTGCCTGGTAGCTGAGGCACACACTCGTGGAAGACGTTTATTTCCCCtgaaaattatatctttatagttttataattcaaaaaataaaaattaaaaaagcttaGATATGAGGTAAAAATACTATCCATGGTTCCTAACAAGGGAAGAGGAGTATCTTTCTCCTATCATTTCATCCTGAATTCCCGTTTGGTTTGTCAGGAGCCTCTTgacaaaaatctgtttttaaaaaattggatgaAAATACTTCAAATGGCATCATTGGGTAGTGTgaatatggaatttttttaaaactatatctAAATATCCTATTAGCGTGTATTTTTACactggagagaaaagggagtCGTTTATTGGCAAAGCGGGGAGGGGCTAGAAAGCAGGCATATTGAGTTCCACCTAACAGTTTTTAGTAAGTACTATCTGTGGTGTTGGGCAAGCCTGATTTATATCCATCTACAAGGGTGGCGATGCTGTGAGTCAGTTAGACTATttttactgcatttctttttttttaactggcatATAATATACTCCAATCTTGCTGCCGACTTGCTTCTAGCTGTTCTCAAAGCTTGCAACAACCTTGTAGATGAAGTGCAAGGACATTCAGATGTTAAGTAGTATTATTTAAAAGCAGACGGTTTGCTCTATACTTTTGTGGAGCAGTTTTCAATTCCATTAACAACAGGATGGGAGAGGGAATTTGTGCTGATGAAAGTGCATCCTCTGTCAGGGTATACTTTACAATGTCGTCTACCACCAGTTTCCTTCCAATATTGTATCATTCCGGCCACACTAAAGTATGATTTACCAGTCcagtaatatgtaaataaacttttgtaaaatgagatttaaaaacaggtatcttatttttatttacaggaTTGTTTTCTGCTACAGAACACCTCCCTTGGTACAACAAAAAAGACCAGtgtttacttttcattaaaaGGTAAGAAACATATTTAGCCCCTTTTTATGAATGACCACAATTACCTAtctatatttgaataaaaattcacAGGATATATTAATAGTCTCTTAAAGAGTTCATTGGAAGATACCTTGATCTTTCTgtggaagtaaaaacaaacaaaaaaaacaaaacctagacgTCGTTTGATATACTAATGCAGAAAATAACCTAATTAATTAAATTCACTGTCTAAACCTCACAGAACACAAgtagtaaattaaaatataaaatatgatgaaTTATTCACTTCAAatgtggaaaaattttaaagttagattAATCTttacattacttttttattatagaaTTTGGGCTTTGTCATTtagtcacatatttttaaaaagttaggaaacactttctattttgtaaataaatttacttttattgtttatttttgatcttCAAGTTATATAagcattataaagaaaaaaaatatagaaaattccaatgatggtatatatacacaatctTATCAACCAAATGGTaaccatttttaacattttggtgcATTTTCTCCCAGAAATT
This region of Acinonyx jubatus isolate Ajub_Pintada_27869175 chromosome X, VMU_Ajub_asm_v1.0, whole genome shotgun sequence genomic DNA includes:
- the NAP1L3 gene encoding nucleosome assembly protein 1-like 3, with product MAEADLNTVSEPAAQRVAEEKMASSSSDSGEESDCSSSSSSTGCSSSSSSSSSSSGRSRLYRKRRVSGPSRKARRAPLGKSFVDRLPRAVRNRVQALRNIQDECDKVDILFLKAIHDLERKYAELNKPLYDRRFQIINAEYEPTEEEYEWNSEDEVFSSDEEVQEDSPSEMPALEGEEEGNVPKGKPEVKAEENEVPKEIPETKAEEKAESKDFLGTKPEVKEDPKVDPQVKAEDKEQTRATEAKAKAAIIEAPKRIPEARPKERVNLKRARKGKPKKDPKGIPDYWLTVLKNVDKLGPMIQKYDAPILKFLSDISLKFSKPGQPISYTFEFYFLPNPYFRNEVLTKTYIIKSKPDHKDPFFSWGWEIQDCKGCKIDWRRGKDVTVTTTQSRTTATGEIESQPRVVPNASFFNFFSPPEIPKIGKLEPREDAILDEDFEIGQTLHDNVILKSIYYYTGEVKCTYEDSTNYGNRKYRK